From the genome of Hymenobacter gelipurpurascens:
CCGGTGGAAATCGGCTACAAGGGAGCCAATATAGCGCGCCGAGAAGCTGTTGTCCTTGCAGTAGGCCACAAACTCCGTTACGCCTTGTGAGAAAGACTCTGAGCTGCCTTCATTTACGGAATAAACAGCACCCGTTTTGGGAGTCAGGATATTCGGGTGCGAAAGGAAAAACTCACCCAGGGAAGGCTCATACGTGAAGCCGTTTACGCCATTGCCGGTGGTGTACACCATCATGGTGCTGGAGCCATAAATAACGTAGCCGGCAGCCACCTGGTGCGTGCCGGGCTGCAGGAAATCCTGGCTGTTGCCCTCACTGCCGGTGGGTGATACGCGGCGGTAAATGCTGAAGATTGTCCCGATGCTTACGTTAACATCAATGTTGGAGGAGCCATCTAGGGGGTCAATGGCCACTACATACTTGCCTTGGGTGTTGCCGGTCTGGATAACGTCCTCATCCTCTTCGGAGATGATGGTGCAGACTTCACCGCCATTGCGCAACGCCCTGATGAAGCGAATGTTAGCAATAACATCGAGCTTCTGCTGGTCTTCGCCCTGTACGTTCCGGTTGCCGTAGGCGCCGGCAATATCAATGAGGCCTGAACGGTTGATTTCGCGGTTCACGATTTTAGCGGCCAGCGCAATATCGCGCAGCAGCTGGGAAAGCTCGCCGGTGGCATAAGGAAAGTCCTCCTGCTTGCGCATGATGAAACGGTCCAGGGTGGTGCCAACGGGTAGCGCCAATTTGTCGTGGTGATTCATAAGAAAGTGGGATGTGCGGGTGGTGGGTGTCCAAAATTACATCTTTCTTCCGGGCTTTGAATAAGCTGAATAAGGCAGCTCCTGATCTGGTGGGCTATTTCACACCGAAGAAAAGTGGCCTAGGGAGGTTTCGGTCACCAGGAAAACGAAGTTCTGAAACAGGCCACTCCGCGTGCAAAAAGTCGCGCGTATATGGGCCCTTGTTGGTCTTCGCCCTACATTTGAGGCCATGCAAAACTCGCATCCTCTACACGTATATAAGTTTGGCGGTGCCTCGGTGAAAGATGCCGCCGCTATTCGTAACCTGCGCCACATTGTGCAAACGACGGGAGTTGGCCGGCAGTTGCTCATTGTGGTTTCGGCGATGGGCAAAACGACCAATGCGCTGGAAGATCTTTTTCAACTGGCCTACAGCGGGCAGGAATATGGTGAGAAACTAGCCCAGCTTACGGCTTTTCACCAGGGAGTAGCCCGTGAGCTGTTTGCCGGAGCTGATGACCCGCAGGTACAGGAACTGCTTGTGCAACTCCAGGACCGGCTCGCAACGCTTACGCCCCATGATGACTACGACAAACAGTACGACCAGATAGTCAGCTTCGGGGAATTGCTGGCTACGCGCATTGTGGCGCGGGCCCTGGATGCGAAGTGGCTTGATTGCCGTCCGCTGCTGCGCACCGACCATACTTGGCGGGAAGGCCGCCTCGACTGGCCTACGACGGAACGCAACCTCCGCGCGGCGCTGCCCTCCTTGTTGCAGCAGGGCTCCGTCGTGACGCAGGGTTTCCTGGGCGGTACACCCAGCGGCCATACTACCACACTCGGCCGGGAAGGATCTGACTACACTGCCGCCATACTGGCCTATTGTCTCGATGCCGCGGCGGTTACGATCTGGAAAGACGTGGCCGGGTTGCTCAATGCCGACCCTAAAGTGTTCCGCGATACTGTGCGCTACCCTGAGGTCAGCTACCAGGAAACCATTGAAATGGCTTATTACGGGGCTTCGGTTATTCACCCCAAAACCATTAAGCCGCTGGCCGTACGCCAGATTCCGCTGTTGGTAAAGTCGTTTCTGGACCCCACGGCCGAGGGCACCAAGATTCATAATTGCCGCCATAGCCTGCTGGTACCGGCCTACATCCGCAAAACCGGGCAGTGTCTGGTGTCTTTTGAGTCGAAAGACCTGACTTTTATCTCGGAGGAAAATCTGGAGGTGATTTTCGGCGCCCTAGCGCAAGTACGCCTCAAGATTCATCTGATGCAGAACTCCGCCATCAGTTTCTCCGTGTGCACCGACTTCTCGGCCTACCGACTGGAGAAATTGCTAGGCCTGTTGCGGGAGCAATTTTCCATTCATTACAACACGGGCCTCGATCTGTACACCATCAAAAACTACAACGCCGCCAGCATTCGTCGGCTTACCGAAGACCGGGAGCTTCTGCTGGAACAACGTACACGTCAGACGTTTCAGTTCGTATGTCGCACCGATACCCACGAGCACCTGCGCTGATAGGTCTAGGGCCAAAGGGCCTTTTACTGAGCAGCCGACTTTAGGCTGAAAAGCGCTTTTCTGACGCTTCTGCAAACATTACTTGCCCGCTTGAAGCGTATCTGCGTATCTTTGCGGAGAATCATTCTTATCTGGTGAGCCTTTCTTCTGATCCTGTTTTCTCGTCTGCTCTGCCCACGCATGGGCAGTTGCGTGGCCGTTTGACACAGGCAGGCCTTCGCGCCACCCGTCAGCGCCTCGTGATTCTGGAAAGCCTGCTGGTACTGCCGGGGCATCCTACAGCCGAGCAGGTTCATCGGCGGGTTGCGGCCCAGTCGCCGACTATTTCGCTGGGCACGGTGTACAAGGCGCTGGATTCCTTTGTGGCCGCCGGGCTCACGCGGCGAGTGGCTTCGGCCGAAGGCTCTTCTAGGCGCTACGATGCTGACTGCTCGGAACACCATCATTTGTTTTGCACCGCTACGCAGGAGATAATCGACTACTGCGACCCGCAGCTGGACCAGCTCATCCGGGAATTTTTCGCCGAGAGAGGCCTACAGAACTTCCAGCCCCACTCCTTTTCTCTCCACATCACGGGCGTGAAAAACCAAGGCTGAGCTTCAGCATCCAGCATCTTTCTCCTTGATGCAGCCGCGGCTCCTCTCCTTTTCAACTGACTTACTTTACCTTTTTTACTTAAAATCTGAGACTCATGGCAGTTCTTGTTGGCAAACGCGCTCCTTCTTTCAAAGCCACCGCTGTTATCGACAGCGAGTTTGAGGAGGAATTTTCTCTCGACCGTTACCTGGGCAAGAAGCACGTCATTTTCTACTTCTATCCCGCCGACTTCACGTTTGTGTGCCCAACTGAAATCATCGCGTTCCAGGATCGTCTGGCCGATTTCGAGGCAAAAGGGGTTGCTATTGTTGGCTGCTCCACTGACACGCACTTCTCGCACTTCGCCTGGCTGCAAACCGCCCGCGACAATGGCGGTATTGAAGGCGTAACGTACCCGCTGGTGGCTGATGCTACCAAGACCATTGCGGCTAACTACGACGTATTGGGCGGCCACTACGACTACAACGAGGCCGGCGAAATGACCTTCGTGGGTTCTCCCATGGCCTACCGTGGTCTGTTCCTGATCGACAAAGACGGCATTGTGCGCCACCAGGTAGTAAACGACGGTCCGCTGGGCCGCAGCATCGATGAAGCCATGCGCATGGTAGACGCGCTGCAGTACTTCGAGAAAAACGGCGAAGTATGCCCCGCAAACTGGGAAGAAGGCAAAGAGGCCATGGCCGCAACCCGCGAGGGCGTAGCCAACTACCTCGGCAAACAGGCCGCTCACTAAGCGCCCTCGGTCTTCTAGGCCACTTGTTGCTCCAGAAAAAAGCCTCAGCCTAAGCGGTTGGGGCTTTTTTGATGGGTATACCGGGAAGGAAGCAGAACCGCTTACTTTTGCACCATGATTCTTCGCCAAGCCACAGCTGCGGACGTTCCGCAGATTGGGCAGCTCTTTTACGATACCATCACGCAGGTAAACTCCCGCGACTACTCGCTGGCCCAGGTAGAGGCGTGGCGTGGAGGCTGGCAGAATACGGCCGGATGGGAAGAGAAAGTAGCGGCGCAGCATTTTCTGGTGGCCGAAGCACCTGATGGAAGCTTGTCGGGCTTTGGCTCCCTCTGCCCCACCACTGGCCTGCTCGACTTTCTGTTTGTGAGTGCCCACTGCCAGGGCCAAGGCATTGCCCGGCAGCTTGTGCAGGCATTGCTAGGCCACGCTACCGCGCTCGGCCTTACGGCCGTGCACACCGAGGCCAGCCTTACTGCACGGCCCTTTTTTGCGCACTGCGGCTTCCAGCAGGTGCAAGAGCAGCAGCCCATCATTCGGGGCGTTGCCTTAACCAATTTCCGTATGGTCAAGCCATTGGCCGTCCCTCCACTTTCTACGCCTCTATAACCGTTGCTTTTCCTTTATTCAGTTGGTGTGCGCGCCTATGCCTTGCTGCTGCAGCTAGTAGCTCCCTTTGTGCCGAAAGCAGCACGTTGGGTGGAAGGCCGGCGTGGGCTCCTAGGCTACATCCGGGAAGCGCTGCGCCACGAAACGGCGCCGCTGGCCTGGTTTCATTGCGCTTCTCTGGGCGAGTTTGAACAGGGCCGCCCCCTCATGGAGGCATACGCCGCCCAATATCCGCAGCACAAAATTGTGCTCACGTTCTTCTCGCCTTCCGGCTACGAGGTGCGCAAAAACTGGGCAGGTGCGGCTTA
Proteins encoded in this window:
- a CDS encoding GNAT family N-acetyltransferase, yielding MILRQATAADVPQIGQLFYDTITQVNSRDYSLAQVEAWRGGWQNTAGWEEKVAAQHFLVAEAPDGSLSGFGSLCPTTGLLDFLFVSAHCQGQGIARQLVQALLGHATALGLTAVHTEASLTARPFFAHCGFQQVQEQQPIIRGVALTNFRMVKPLAVPPLSTPL
- a CDS encoding aspartate kinase translates to MQNSHPLHVYKFGGASVKDAAAIRNLRHIVQTTGVGRQLLIVVSAMGKTTNALEDLFQLAYSGQEYGEKLAQLTAFHQGVARELFAGADDPQVQELLVQLQDRLATLTPHDDYDKQYDQIVSFGELLATRIVARALDAKWLDCRPLLRTDHTWREGRLDWPTTERNLRAALPSLLQQGSVVTQGFLGGTPSGHTTTLGREGSDYTAAILAYCLDAAAVTIWKDVAGLLNADPKVFRDTVRYPEVSYQETIEMAYYGASVIHPKTIKPLAVRQIPLLVKSFLDPTAEGTKIHNCRHSLLVPAYIRKTGQCLVSFESKDLTFISEENLEVIFGALAQVRLKIHLMQNSAISFSVCTDFSAYRLEKLLGLLREQFSIHYNTGLDLYTIKNYNAASIRRLTEDRELLLEQRTRQTFQFVCRTDTHEHLR
- the fbp gene encoding class 1 fructose-bisphosphatase codes for the protein MNHHDKLALPVGTTLDRFIMRKQEDFPYATGELSQLLRDIALAAKIVNREINRSGLIDIAGAYGNRNVQGEDQQKLDVIANIRFIRALRNGGEVCTIISEEDEDVIQTGNTQGKYVVAIDPLDGSSNIDVNVSIGTIFSIYRRVSPTGSEGNSQDFLQPGTHQVAAGYVIYGSSTMMVYTTGNGVNGFTYEPSLGEFFLSHPNILTPKTGAVYSVNEGSSESFSQGVTEFVAYCKDNSFSARYIGSLVADFHRNLLKGGIYIYPPTAKAPNGKLRLMYECNPLAFIVEQAGGKASNGRQRTMEIEPRDMHERCPLFIGSPELVDKAEELLAKEHSHDAVANS
- a CDS encoding peroxiredoxin; amino-acid sequence: MAVLVGKRAPSFKATAVIDSEFEEEFSLDRYLGKKHVIFYFYPADFTFVCPTEIIAFQDRLADFEAKGVAIVGCSTDTHFSHFAWLQTARDNGGIEGVTYPLVADATKTIAANYDVLGGHYDYNEAGEMTFVGSPMAYRGLFLIDKDGIVRHQVVNDGPLGRSIDEAMRMVDALQYFEKNGEVCPANWEEGKEAMAATREGVANYLGKQAAH
- a CDS encoding Fur family transcriptional regulator; this encodes MSLSSDPVFSSALPTHGQLRGRLTQAGLRATRQRLVILESLLVLPGHPTAEQVHRRVAAQSPTISLGTVYKALDSFVAAGLTRRVASAEGSSRRYDADCSEHHHLFCTATQEIIDYCDPQLDQLIREFFAERGLQNFQPHSFSLHITGVKNQG